A single genomic interval of Stieleria maiorica harbors:
- a CDS encoding lysophospholipid acyltransferase family protein yields MTVVFERPYQFVPPYRGRLWPWLIQRLRLYDRYLKRKEGVVDYELRGTEHLRQSLDAQHGILLAPNHCRYADPLVMGWPARQLGIHVHAMASWHLFNEGRFDRFALRRMGAFSIFREGNDRQSLEAAIEILVEGRRPLIIFPEGTTNRTNDQLKPLLDGVAFIARTAAKRRAKLHADPSKTADDGSGNVVVHPVAIKYLCLEKIDRWATTQLDRFEQRLGWKRMPPRDIRQRTVRLAEALLALKEIQYLGHCGAGDLPSRRDALIEHLLTSTEAEMQLDKPSADVRERVRLIRSTASSRYFENGADPATATALKRHVQAADIAQDLSSYPDSYLMADQVTDTRIVETIQRMQETVNGHADHTIPLKAVIEFAPAIQVDTKRPPKGQPDPLMQTLGQELTTRLARLATEARKL; encoded by the coding sequence ATGACCGTTGTGTTTGAGCGTCCGTATCAGTTCGTGCCTCCTTACCGTGGAAGGCTCTGGCCCTGGTTGATCCAACGGCTGCGACTTTACGACCGCTATCTGAAACGCAAGGAAGGCGTCGTCGACTATGAACTCCGCGGCACCGAACACCTGCGGCAGTCGCTCGACGCGCAGCACGGAATCTTGCTGGCCCCCAATCATTGCCGCTATGCCGATCCGCTGGTCATGGGCTGGCCCGCCCGGCAACTGGGCATCCATGTCCACGCGATGGCATCGTGGCACCTGTTCAACGAAGGCCGTTTCGACCGTTTCGCACTGCGACGCATGGGCGCCTTCAGCATCTTTCGCGAAGGCAACGACCGGCAATCACTCGAAGCCGCGATCGAGATCCTGGTCGAAGGTCGTCGGCCGCTGATCATCTTCCCCGAAGGCACCACCAACCGGACCAACGACCAGCTGAAACCGCTGCTGGACGGTGTCGCCTTCATCGCCCGCACCGCCGCCAAACGACGCGCAAAACTCCACGCCGACCCGTCGAAAACCGCAGATGACGGCAGCGGCAACGTCGTCGTTCACCCGGTCGCCATCAAGTACCTGTGCCTCGAAAAAATCGACCGCTGGGCGACCACGCAACTGGACCGATTCGAACAACGCCTGGGCTGGAAACGGATGCCGCCACGCGACATTCGCCAGCGCACCGTCCGGCTCGCCGAAGCACTGTTGGCGCTCAAAGAGATTCAATACCTCGGCCACTGCGGTGCCGGCGACCTGCCGTCGCGACGCGATGCCTTGATCGAACATCTGCTCACGTCCACCGAAGCCGAAATGCAACTGGATAAACCCTCGGCGGACGTCCGCGAACGTGTCCGGCTGATTCGCTCCACCGCGTCGTCGCGCTATTTCGAAAACGGCGCCGATCCCGCGACCGCCACCGCGCTCAAACGCCATGTCCAGGCCGCCGACATCGCCCAAGACCTTTCGTCGTATCCCGACAGCTACCTGATGGCCGATCAGGTGACCGACACCCGCATCGTCGAAACCATTCAACGGATGCAAGAAACCGTCAACGGACACGCCGACCACACGATCCCCTTGAAAGCCGTCATCGAATTCGCGCCGGCCATCCAAGTCGACACCAAACGCCCCCCCAAAGGCCAACCCGATCCGCTGATGCAAACACTCGGGCAAGAACTCACCACGCGACTGGCCCGACTCGCCACCGAAGCCCGAAAGCTGTAA
- a CDS encoding FG-GAP-like repeat-containing protein, whose translation MAWRSGTIGASRILMVGWIVAAVTGCDVETQATKQPDPPTAASASQRPSAFGQPDPTAEPDPTAEPDPAADVSGETLTQQLGQIRARLDAGRLDQAEQTARRLLLDHPGDRGAQAMFAEVLKMTGRFAQAAAWALQTADAETSAAGAIGWLERSFFWSLEAGDWGLAEKVGRRTVQRFPDAPDGHRFLARLFSSQGRRQEASTHVRRLLQLGAADDREVLSLVDVSGPFQIVSFDRWTDNRELGVFALGKARQTYVADNEIDETLAILETLRRDHPGMPSVEAFYGRVLVEAGRDADFRRWLDNVPEGIDAQSDYWVAVGNWLQGIQQDRQSIAALARAIEIDPSDRRALRLIVAALSRVGQDERAAAAQASLSKLDAVFRKAARADASEAFEIGAVLESLLRPWEALGWYKIAAERGAGETLRPEKLQQRAAAIGQWERDSTAEQIVQARTRKLLGFDPGDYPLPERLVTRRHDGGEPESAERSPLVFRDVAHASGLRTSFVSDYNLREVDFFLHQANGGGLALLDYDRDGKLDVYVVQSGGDPNIADDSMPNELYRQTDPVAFGRVETAAGCDGRGFGQGVCAADINQDGFVDLLVANIGRNQALINQGDGTFRDVTSTHLPDEGLWTSSIGVGDLDGDQIPDLVEVNYVDDPEVFQKKCQGEVIACVPQSFRPAPDRFLTATPEGRFVQDDSLVGESVPPNYGFGVVIADFDGRPGNEVFVGNDGDLNQYWRSGLSASERLVEMAGISGLAVGASGVAAACMGVASGDFDRSGRLDLAITNFYKEPVNLFLQSPSGTFVDDAMRRGLDVPSRSVLGFGCQAADLDNDGWLDLAVLNGHLYDFRQQGIPFQMQPQLFRGTPKRFEPEQVADEASYFAIKRLGRALAMGDLDRDGRMDLLANHLDAPVALLINQSQSGNWLQVQLVGRRSERDAVGAIVSVDCGEETFSLWTSGGDGYMCSNEPLLHVGVADHQAIDQLTVRWPNGDRETFTDVPINRRVLVVEGSGEVVADGG comes from the coding sequence ATGGCGTGGAGAAGCGGTACGATTGGTGCGTCGCGAATCTTGATGGTCGGATGGATCGTCGCGGCGGTGACCGGCTGCGACGTTGAGACTCAAGCAACCAAGCAGCCCGATCCACCGACGGCGGCATCGGCCAGCCAGCGCCCGTCCGCGTTTGGTCAACCAGATCCCACTGCAGAACCAGATCCCACTGCAGAACCAGATCCCGCTGCGGACGTTTCGGGGGAGACGCTGACGCAACAGCTCGGCCAGATTCGCGCTCGGTTGGATGCCGGCCGTCTTGACCAGGCGGAGCAGACGGCGCGTCGTCTGTTACTTGACCACCCCGGCGACCGCGGTGCTCAGGCGATGTTTGCCGAAGTGTTGAAGATGACCGGGCGGTTTGCACAGGCGGCCGCATGGGCGTTGCAGACTGCCGATGCGGAGACCTCCGCGGCGGGCGCGATCGGTTGGCTGGAGCGATCGTTTTTTTGGAGCCTGGAGGCGGGCGATTGGGGGCTGGCGGAGAAAGTGGGGCGACGGACGGTCCAGCGGTTTCCTGACGCTCCCGATGGGCATCGTTTCTTGGCCAGGCTGTTTTCTTCGCAGGGGCGACGTCAGGAAGCGAGCACGCACGTGCGGCGGTTGTTGCAGTTGGGGGCTGCCGACGACCGCGAAGTGCTCAGTCTGGTCGACGTCTCCGGGCCGTTTCAAATCGTGTCCTTTGATCGCTGGACCGACAACAGGGAACTCGGGGTGTTCGCGCTCGGAAAGGCACGCCAGACGTATGTGGCGGACAATGAGATCGACGAAACGTTGGCGATCCTGGAAACGCTACGTCGCGACCATCCCGGCATGCCGAGCGTGGAGGCGTTTTACGGCCGCGTGCTTGTCGAAGCGGGGCGGGACGCAGACTTTCGACGCTGGTTGGACAACGTTCCCGAGGGCATCGACGCCCAGTCCGACTACTGGGTCGCAGTCGGGAATTGGCTGCAAGGGATCCAACAAGATCGTCAGAGTATCGCGGCGTTGGCTCGGGCGATCGAAATTGATCCCAGTGACCGGCGGGCACTGCGATTGATCGTCGCCGCGTTGTCACGTGTGGGACAGGACGAACGTGCCGCCGCCGCACAGGCGTCGCTGTCAAAACTGGATGCGGTGTTTCGCAAAGCCGCCCGCGCCGATGCCAGTGAGGCGTTCGAAATCGGCGCGGTGTTGGAATCACTGCTGCGACCTTGGGAGGCGCTCGGCTGGTACAAGATCGCCGCCGAGCGTGGTGCGGGCGAGACGCTGCGGCCAGAGAAACTGCAGCAGCGAGCCGCGGCGATTGGGCAATGGGAACGCGATTCGACCGCGGAACAAATCGTGCAGGCGCGGACGCGGAAGCTGTTGGGGTTTGACCCCGGCGACTATCCGCTGCCCGAGCGACTGGTGACGCGACGGCACGACGGCGGGGAGCCCGAATCGGCCGAGCGAAGTCCGCTGGTGTTTCGCGACGTCGCCCACGCGTCCGGTCTGCGGACGTCCTTTGTCAGCGATTACAACCTCCGGGAAGTCGATTTCTTTTTGCATCAGGCCAACGGCGGTGGGTTGGCGCTGTTGGATTACGATCGCGACGGCAAACTCGATGTGTATGTCGTCCAGTCCGGCGGCGACCCCAACATCGCCGATGACTCGATGCCCAACGAGTTGTACCGCCAAACCGATCCGGTGGCGTTTGGTCGTGTGGAGACCGCCGCAGGATGTGATGGACGCGGGTTCGGTCAAGGCGTTTGCGCGGCAGACATCAATCAAGACGGGTTTGTCGATCTGTTGGTCGCCAACATCGGTCGCAATCAAGCATTGATCAACCAAGGTGACGGGACGTTTCGCGATGTCACGTCGACGCACCTGCCGGACGAAGGCCTGTGGACGTCCAGCATCGGCGTCGGCGATCTGGACGGTGATCAGATTCCCGATCTGGTCGAGGTGAACTATGTCGATGATCCCGAGGTGTTTCAGAAGAAGTGTCAGGGCGAGGTCATCGCGTGTGTGCCGCAGAGTTTTCGTCCCGCGCCAGACCGTTTTCTAACGGCGACTCCCGAGGGGCGATTTGTGCAGGATGATTCGCTGGTCGGTGAGTCGGTGCCGCCCAACTACGGATTCGGTGTGGTGATCGCGGACTTCGATGGTCGTCCGGGTAATGAAGTCTTTGTGGGCAACGACGGGGATTTGAATCAATATTGGCGGAGCGGGTTATCGGCAAGTGAGCGGTTGGTCGAAATGGCGGGGATCAGCGGATTGGCGGTCGGCGCATCGGGCGTTGCGGCGGCTTGCATGGGAGTCGCATCGGGGGATTTTGATCGCAGCGGTCGCTTGGACTTGGCGATTACGAACTTCTACAAGGAGCCGGTCAATCTGTTTCTGCAAAGTCCGTCGGGGACGTTTGTCGATGATGCGATGCGGCGTGGGCTGGATGTCCCCAGCCGAAGTGTGTTGGGGTTCGGTTGCCAAGCGGCCGATCTGGACAACGACGGTTGGCTGGATTTGGCAGTGCTGAACGGGCATCTGTACGATTTCCGACAGCAGGGCATTCCGTTTCAAATGCAGCCGCAACTGTTTCGCGGAACACCGAAACGATTCGAGCCGGAGCAGGTTGCCGATGAAGCCTCCTATTTCGCCATCAAGCGACTCGGACGCGCGCTGGCGATGGGCGATCTGGATCGGGACGGTCGCATGGATTTGTTGGCCAATCATCTCGACGCGCCGGTCGCCTTGCTGATCAATCAGTCGCAATCGGGCAACTGGTTGCAGGTGCAGTTGGTTGGTCGCCGTAGCGAACGTGATGCCGTGGGCGCGATCGTCTCGGTCGATTGCGGTGAGGAGACGTTTTCATTGTGGACCAGCGGCGGTGATGGATACATGTGTTCCAACGAACCGCTGTTGCATGTCGGTGTTGCCGACCATCAGGCCATCGATCAGTTGACCGTTCGTTGGCCCAACGGCGACCGCGAAACGTTTACTGATGTGCCGATCAACCGCCGCGTGTTGGTGGTCGAAGGATCGGGAGAGGTGGTCGCCGATGGGGGATGA
- a CDS encoding cysteine peptidase family C39 domain-containing protein — MLDLVVATSVMVCLCLVIGSFVAVRMKRESRFSSVVLCFSVLSAAGYVYFLNGTLTWARFVPLTAAIVWTNFAPIFLCVASAAALAIPNRPLWRRGGLSLMLALFATATLLQPIVQPVIRPVRHSMNTVWLGHDVCQQSGSVTCSPAAAATLLKANGIDAEEHQLVQWCLTDALGTTSLGLWRGLRLATAQTPWEPEVMDVTLEDLLSREPRDDIFPCLILVGFPRFGTVASPEIESRYIKEYGWPRGFRHSVVLYGPAEDGGIEVGDPSIGRERWAKQDLEILWRGEAVRLVRRES, encoded by the coding sequence ATGCTGGATCTTGTCGTCGCGACCTCGGTCATGGTTTGTCTGTGTCTGGTGATCGGATCGTTCGTCGCGGTCCGGATGAAGCGCGAGTCGCGTTTCTCCAGCGTGGTGTTGTGTTTTTCAGTGCTTTCGGCGGCCGGGTACGTCTACTTTCTAAACGGGACATTGACGTGGGCTCGGTTCGTCCCGTTGACCGCGGCGATCGTGTGGACCAATTTTGCGCCGATCTTTTTGTGCGTCGCCAGCGCGGCGGCACTGGCGATCCCCAATCGACCGTTGTGGCGGCGCGGCGGGTTGTCGTTGATGTTGGCGTTGTTCGCGACCGCAACATTGTTGCAACCGATCGTCCAACCGGTGATTCGTCCGGTGCGGCACAGCATGAACACGGTTTGGCTGGGGCACGACGTGTGCCAGCAATCTGGCAGCGTGACCTGCAGCCCCGCGGCCGCGGCGACGTTGTTGAAGGCCAACGGGATCGACGCGGAGGAACATCAGTTGGTGCAGTGGTGCTTGACCGATGCACTCGGCACGACATCGCTGGGGTTGTGGCGAGGGTTGCGTTTGGCGACCGCCCAGACCCCGTGGGAGCCGGAGGTGATGGACGTCACCTTGGAGGATCTGCTCAGCCGCGAGCCGCGCGACGATATTTTTCCCTGCTTGATCTTGGTCGGATTTCCTCGCTTCGGAACGGTCGCATCGCCGGAAATCGAATCACGTTACATTAAGGAGTACGGTTGGCCACGAGGATTTCGACACAGTGTCGTCTTGTACGGACCGGCTGAGGACGGCGGGATCGAAGTCGGTGATCCGTCGATTGGACGTGAGCGTTGGGCAAAGCAGGATCTGGAAATCCTATGGCGTGGAGAAGCGGTACGATTGGTGCGTCGCGAATCTTGA
- a CDS encoding serine/threonine protein kinase, giving the protein MSEPSPKKFLELVEKSRLVDPVKAKRLLEKVRQHYDGGLPSDAKTLARLFVKNGLLTEWHNEKLLNGKYKGFFLGKYKLLGHIGTGGMSSVYLAEHTKLHDRRAIKVLPKKRVADSSYLARFQLEAKAIASLNHPNIVLAYDIDNEGDVHYIVMEYVDGLDLQALVKRDGALDPSTAAEVIAQAARGLAHAHSKGVIHRDVKPANLLLDSSHTVRLLDMGLALMGADEDESLTVANNENVLGTADYLAPEQALNSHTVDHRADIYGLGCTMYYLLTGQPPFNQGTLAQRIAMHQKEMPKPIREIRKGVPGELEGICVKMIQKDPNYRYQTAEDVAEVLERYVAKVPRGQKVTVGLGDLPGIGGDGSSSISLDDDTLRPNQGGDTLSNKNDETLTSSRSRLIRGEGLSTNDSGKMVNVRRPTIDFNDNSFLDLQVESGYGGATARPPASRKPTAAKKTPSAAASQHYPERTDGRSSVHVGSESDVYKPESRKPVKEKGVDKMLIAALLVAFFIVAVGLGFFLGQASGSGAGP; this is encoded by the coding sequence GCCCGCCTGTTTGTCAAAAACGGACTGCTGACCGAATGGCACAATGAAAAACTGCTCAACGGCAAATACAAAGGCTTCTTCTTAGGCAAATACAAGTTGCTCGGCCACATCGGCACCGGGGGAATGAGCAGCGTGTATTTGGCCGAGCACACCAAGCTGCACGACCGTCGCGCGATCAAGGTGTTGCCCAAGAAACGAGTCGCCGACTCGTCCTACTTGGCCCGCTTTCAGCTGGAAGCCAAAGCGATCGCGTCGCTTAATCACCCCAACATCGTGCTGGCGTACGACATCGACAACGAAGGCGACGTTCATTACATCGTGATGGAATACGTCGACGGCCTGGACCTGCAAGCGTTGGTCAAGCGTGACGGCGCCCTGGATCCTTCGACGGCCGCCGAGGTGATCGCCCAAGCCGCTCGCGGACTGGCCCACGCGCATTCCAAAGGCGTGATTCATCGCGACGTCAAACCGGCCAACCTGCTGTTGGACTCCTCCCACACCGTCCGGCTGCTGGACATGGGGCTGGCGTTGATGGGCGCCGACGAAGACGAATCGCTGACGGTGGCCAACAACGAAAACGTGCTCGGAACCGCAGACTACCTGGCGCCCGAGCAAGCCCTTAACAGCCACACGGTCGACCACCGCGCCGACATCTATGGTTTGGGCTGCACGATGTACTACCTGCTGACCGGCCAACCGCCCTTCAACCAGGGCACCCTGGCCCAGCGGATCGCGATGCATCAAAAGGAGATGCCCAAACCGATCCGTGAAATCCGCAAGGGCGTGCCCGGAGAGCTGGAAGGCATATGCGTCAAGATGATCCAAAAGGATCCGAATTACCGCTACCAGACAGCCGAAGATGTTGCCGAAGTCCTGGAACGGTACGTCGCCAAGGTCCCGCGCGGTCAAAAGGTGACGGTCGGTCTGGGGGATCTGCCGGGGATCGGCGGTGACGGTTCCTCGTCGATCTCGCTGGACGACGACACCCTGCGACCCAACCAAGGTGGCGACACGCTGTCCAACAAGAACGACGAAACGCTCACCAGCAGCCGCAGTCGTCTGATCCGCGGCGAAGGATTGAGCACCAACGACAGCGGAAAAATGGTCAACGTCAGACGTCCGACGATCGACTTCAACGACAACAGCTTCTTAGACCTGCAAGTCGAATCGGGTTACGGCGGTGCGACCGCCCGCCCGCCCGCCTCACGCAAACCGACTGCCGCCAAAAAGACACCGAGCGCCGCCGCATCGCAGCACTACCCCGAACGAACCGACGGGCGGTCCAGCGTTCATGTCGGCAGCGAATCGGACGTCTACAAACCCGAAAGCCGCAAGCCGGTCAAAGAAAAAGGCGTTGACAAGATGCTGATCGCGGCACTCTTGGTGGCGTTCTTCATCGTCGCGGTCGGTTTGGGATTTTTCCTGGGACAGGCATCCGGTTCCGGCGCCGGACCGTAA
- a CDS encoding prenyltransferase/squalene oxidase repeat-containing protein, translating to MPISSNRRDWFRKSALLAAGGTLAASSLGPRPGVAAARNASWETATQKALAWLARTQSSRGHWNTQVYPTAMAALAGTAMIGSGSTTTQGPYAKEIARTSDFLISKSRDNGLIGDPKTDQRYTYGHGFAMLFLSQVLGEEGLLDRRREIVDVLTRAVEFSGNAQTAAGGWGYVSAAEGNDFDEGSTTITQVQGLRGCRNAGIPVSGDVIDRAKEYIYGCKNKDGGISYSSRQRGNSRPAITAAALAALYNAGDYDSEHVPEMLEYTKKELHGISDGARAFGHWHYTYLYYSQVVYRQGDELWQPFRTKLYERITSQQRPEGNWEGQIHPVYVTACNLIMLQLDYGYLPIYQR from the coding sequence ATGCCGATTTCATCCAACCGACGCGATTGGTTTCGCAAGTCCGCCTTACTGGCCGCCGGCGGAACGCTCGCCGCATCGTCGCTCGGACCTCGGCCGGGTGTTGCCGCGGCACGCAATGCGTCTTGGGAAACGGCGACGCAAAAGGCGCTGGCCTGGCTGGCGCGAACCCAGTCTTCACGCGGGCATTGGAACACCCAGGTCTATCCGACCGCGATGGCTGCCTTGGCCGGCACGGCGATGATCGGCAGCGGTTCGACGACCACGCAAGGACCGTACGCCAAAGAGATCGCCCGGACGTCAGATTTTTTGATCAGCAAGAGCCGCGACAACGGGTTGATCGGCGACCCCAAAACGGACCAGCGTTACACCTACGGACACGGGTTCGCGATGTTGTTCCTGTCGCAGGTCTTGGGCGAAGAAGGTTTGTTGGATCGTCGCCGCGAGATCGTGGACGTGCTGACGCGGGCGGTCGAGTTCAGCGGCAACGCCCAGACCGCGGCCGGCGGTTGGGGGTACGTGTCGGCGGCCGAGGGCAATGATTTTGACGAAGGCTCCACCACAATCACCCAGGTCCAGGGGCTGCGCGGTTGCCGCAATGCCGGGATCCCGGTCAGCGGTGACGTGATCGATCGTGCCAAAGAATACATCTATGGCTGCAAGAACAAGGACGGCGGGATCAGCTACAGCAGCCGTCAGCGCGGCAACAGTCGTCCGGCGATCACCGCGGCAGCATTGGCGGCACTGTACAACGCCGGCGACTATGACAGCGAGCACGTCCCGGAGATGCTGGAGTACACCAAGAAGGAGCTGCACGGGATCAGCGACGGCGCCCGCGCGTTCGGCCATTGGCACTACACATACTTGTATTACAGCCAAGTCGTTTATCGCCAAGGCGACGAGTTGTGGCAGCCGTTCCGTACCAAGTTGTACGAACGCATCACCAGCCAGCAGCGTCCCGAGGGAAATTGGGAAGGCCAAATCCATCCGGTCTATGTGACCGCGTGCAACTTGATCATGCTGCAATTGGATTACGGCTACCTGCCGATCTATCAACGGTAG
- a CDS encoding fatty acid desaturase family protein, whose amino-acid sequence MDACSQQWVHDSKVALRDAETDYFRVSSWIYWRDFLVSTVLAYTAASVYLTAESWSVYQVVAFPIAVFWLYRAGSLVHEVAHLGEHEMRAYKVAWNLIAGVLMLAPSPFFSGHHRDHHTHRLYGTKQDPEYIVNCFRRGNWSSILAYSLLVLAFPIIVTARFVLTPLTFLHPRLRTFVLTRCSSLMMNPHYVRRVSAADRRRITAVEILTCIRATLIPALVLLGINHWTRIPMLYSLGISVLLLNQLRLLADHHFESDGTKMTASEHLHDSCNFTGRDFFTWLLYPFSIRFHALHHLFPSLPYHNLRAADQYLMQTLPVESPYRDLQQSSWFAVARKTLARKPQTTPS is encoded by the coding sequence ATGGATGCTTGTTCACAGCAGTGGGTCCATGATTCCAAAGTCGCGTTGCGCGACGCCGAGACCGATTACTTTCGCGTTTCATCATGGATCTATTGGCGAGATTTTTTGGTCAGCACCGTGCTGGCGTACACCGCCGCGAGCGTCTATCTGACTGCGGAATCCTGGTCGGTCTACCAAGTCGTCGCGTTTCCGATCGCGGTGTTTTGGCTTTATCGCGCCGGTTCACTTGTTCATGAAGTCGCCCATCTGGGCGAACATGAGATGCGTGCTTACAAGGTCGCCTGGAATCTGATCGCAGGTGTACTGATGTTGGCACCTTCGCCTTTCTTTTCCGGCCATCACCGCGATCACCATACCCACCGCCTGTATGGAACCAAGCAGGACCCCGAATACATCGTCAATTGCTTCCGACGCGGAAACTGGTCCAGCATACTCGCTTACTCGCTGTTGGTGCTGGCATTTCCCATCATTGTTACTGCGCGGTTTGTCCTAACCCCGTTGACGTTTTTGCACCCCAGGCTTCGCACGTTCGTGTTAACGCGTTGTTCATCACTGATGATGAATCCCCACTATGTGCGAAGGGTTTCCGCGGCCGATCGACGCCGCATCACGGCGGTCGAAATTTTGACTTGCATCCGTGCAACATTGATTCCGGCACTCGTGCTGTTGGGCATCAACCATTGGACGAGAATCCCCATGCTCTATTCGCTCGGCATCAGCGTCCTGTTGCTCAATCAATTGAGGCTGTTGGCCGATCATCACTTCGAAAGCGATGGGACAAAGATGACGGCATCGGAGCACCTGCATGATTCTTGCAATTTTACCGGCCGCGATTTTTTCACTTGGTTACTGTATCCCTTCTCGATTCGCTTTCACGCCCTGCATCACCTGTTTCCCTCACTGCCGTATCACAACCTGCGGGCGGCCGACCAGTACCTGATGCAAACGCTGCCGGTCGAGTCCCCGTACCGTGATTTGCAACAATCCAGCTGGTTTGCGGTCGCGCGAAAGACCCTTGCTCGAAAGCCGCAAACGACACCAAGTTGA
- a CDS encoding ABC transporter ATP-binding protein, whose product MPTLPSRHRFAAYRQKVRQRNAQKIRPTGHHGGDRSAVKWGERERTFWELIGEFWKLVGPHRRQIIIALFFLTIAIGLRLVPPVGTKLAIDCVLTDPPKPLPAWLAEFGWPSDKMQRLVWIAAAVVVMTILATIVHLFSRWTATKAVNQSQITIRRRVFDHAIRLPLGRVYDLKSGGVASLIREDAGGVADLIFSMLYNPWRAIVQFVGSLIILIFVDWKLMVGGLLLLPIVWVSHRTWINRIRPLYRDIRKQRQRIDAGATETFGGIRVVRTFSRSRRESAKFVREGGFLVRQQLFTWWWTRIIETVWEVIIPLASTGLLLYGGYQIIQGELTLGDLMMFLVYLTMLLDPLATIAGSAVGFQNNLAGLDRILDVMEVDSELPTKPDAVHVAKASTAGRLEIKELSFRYPGTETFVLQYISLEIEPGETVALVGRSGAGKTTLTNLIARFYDPVEGSVQLDGRDLRDINLDSFRSLLGIVEQEVFLFDGTIADNIAYARRDCDQTEIIAAAQAAAAHEFIEKLPQGYDSVIGERGVKLSGGQRQRLAIARAILADPKILILDEATSNLDSQSEQMIQRSLEELLENRTSLVIAHRLSTIRNADKIVVLEDGHIVEVGTHQQLLAGGGRYRDMVKLQTSEPQHTH is encoded by the coding sequence ATGCCTACACTGCCCAGTCGCCACCGATTTGCTGCCTACCGTCAGAAAGTCCGCCAGCGAAATGCCCAGAAAATCCGCCCGACGGGCCATCACGGTGGCGATCGAAGCGCCGTCAAGTGGGGCGAGCGCGAGCGCACTTTTTGGGAACTGATCGGCGAGTTTTGGAAGCTGGTCGGTCCGCACCGACGTCAGATCATCATCGCACTCTTCTTCTTGACCATCGCGATCGGGCTGCGATTGGTACCCCCGGTCGGCACCAAGCTGGCGATCGATTGCGTACTGACCGATCCCCCCAAACCGCTGCCGGCGTGGCTGGCCGAGTTTGGCTGGCCGAGCGACAAGATGCAGCGGTTGGTCTGGATCGCCGCCGCGGTCGTCGTGATGACCATCCTGGCCACCATCGTCCATCTGTTCAGCCGCTGGACCGCCACCAAAGCCGTCAACCAATCCCAGATCACGATCCGTCGACGCGTGTTTGACCATGCCATCCGTCTGCCCCTGGGACGCGTGTACGACCTGAAATCCGGCGGCGTGGCCAGTCTGATTCGCGAAGACGCCGGCGGCGTGGCGGATCTGATCTTTTCGATGTTGTACAACCCCTGGCGGGCGATCGTCCAATTCGTCGGCAGCCTGATCATCCTGATCTTCGTCGACTGGAAACTGATGGTCGGCGGCTTGCTGCTACTGCCGATCGTGTGGGTCAGCCATCGCACCTGGATCAACCGTATCCGGCCGCTTTACCGCGACATCCGCAAACAACGCCAACGGATCGACGCCGGCGCGACCGAGACCTTCGGCGGGATCCGGGTCGTGCGAACCTTTTCCCGATCACGTCGCGAATCGGCCAAGTTCGTTCGCGAGGGCGGCTTCCTGGTCCGGCAACAGCTTTTCACCTGGTGGTGGACGCGGATCATCGAAACGGTCTGGGAAGTCATCATCCCGCTGGCGTCGACCGGATTGTTGCTCTACGGCGGATACCAAATCATTCAAGGCGAGCTGACACTCGGCGACCTGATGATGTTTCTCGTTTACCTGACCATGCTGCTGGACCCGCTGGCAACCATCGCCGGCAGCGCCGTCGGGTTTCAAAACAACTTGGCCGGACTGGACCGCATCCTGGACGTGATGGAAGTCGACAGCGAATTGCCGACCAAACCCGATGCCGTCCATGTCGCCAAAGCATCGACCGCCGGCAGACTCGAGATCAAAGAGCTGTCCTTCCGTTACCCCGGCACCGAAACCTTCGTACTGCAATACATCTCGCTGGAGATCGAACCCGGCGAAACGGTCGCCCTGGTCGGTCGCAGCGGTGCGGGAAAAACCACCCTGACCAACTTGATCGCCAGGTTCTATGATCCCGTCGAAGGCAGCGTGCAGCTGGACGGCCGCGACCTTCGCGACATCAACCTGGACTCCTTTCGCAGCTTGCTGGGCATCGTCGAACAAGAGGTGTTTTTATTTGACGGCACGATCGCCGACAACATCGCCTACGCCCGTCGTGATTGCGACCAAACGGAAATCATCGCCGCAGCACAAGCCGCGGCGGCCCACGAGTTCATCGAAAAGCTGCCCCAGGGCTACGACAGTGTCATCGGTGAACGCGGCGTCAAACTCTCCGGCGGACAACGTCAACGCCTCGCCATCGCACGCGCGATTTTGGCCGACCCCAAGATCTTGATTCTCGACGAAGCGACCAGCAACCTGGACAGCCAAAGCGAACAGATGATCCAACGATCCCTCGAAGAATTGCTGGAAAACCGGACGTCGCTGGTGATCGCACACCGGTTGAGCACGATTCGTAACGCGGACAAGATCGTCGTGCTCGAAGACGGCCACATCGTCGAGGTCGGCACGCACCAGCAACTGCTCGCAGGCGGAGGCCGGTACCGGGACATGGTCAAATTGCAAACCTCCGAGCCCCAACACACCCACTAG